The genome window GCCGCTCGCGGCTTTACAGATGGCCGCCTCGCGCCGTGATCCCCCGCCTGGTCTGCTTCATCACAGCGATCGAGGAAGTCAATACGCCAGCCGGATTTTTCAGGAAGCATTGGCCCGCCTACGGGCCAAAGAAAGCATGAGTAGAAAGGGAGATTGCTGGGACAATGCTGTCGTGGAGAGTTTTTTCAGCTCCCTGAAAAGGGAGCTGTTCGAGGACAATATCTTCGAGAACCGCATGGTTGCCCGACAGGCCATCTTCGAATACATTGAGGTCTTCTACAACCGACAGCGCCGTCACTCCACCCTGGGCTACTTGACACCTCACGAGTTCGAACGCCAGGCTAAGGCCGCTTAACTTCAACTACGCAATAGCGGGGTAGGCCCACACTGCATGTTCGCTTCCTGTCAAAAATTGTTGCATCACTCGCGCCAATTGAGGGGGCAGGTCACGACACATGCTGTTCAAGAAAGCTCCTGACGACTTTCAGGTATCGCTCCTGCTCCTCTATATGGGGCGAATGTCCACTGTGCTCGAAGATCACGAATTCGTTGTTTGGCAGGCCTGCTGCCAACTCTTCCGACGCCTCAAGAGGTGTAATCCAGTCCTCACGGCCCACCGTCACCAGCACCGGCACCTGAATTTCCTTCAGGCGGTCCACCAGGTCATACTCCGGCTGGTTGCGGCTGAACGCCCAGTTGTGTGTTTCGTAGCGGAAGGGTATCTGGGCGAGTCGCTTGGCCTCCGCGACAGGATCACGCTCCACGGTGTAGAGGGGTTGGATCATGCCAAAGCTCTCGCGGAACTCGTCGTTGCTGCCGACGTGCCCCCCAAACAGCCGTTCCAGCCGCGCCTGATCCATAGGAAAACCACTCGACATGGCGCGCTCCATACTGGTGTCCTGGAACCGGTTGCTGGCCGCCGTGTCGCGCAAGATCACCGCATGAAGGCTCTGTGGGTGGGCCAACGCGTATTCCAGGGCCAGGAAGCCGCCGTAACTGCCCCCCAGCACCACGATCTTGCCCAGATCCAACTTCTGGCGCAGCGCCTCCAGATCGTCCACAAACTGCGCGTGTGAGTACGGCTCACCCGCATCGGAATCGCCGTTCCCGCGCTGATCGTAACTGATCAGCCGATACTGATCTGTGAGTGGCTGAAAGGCCGTCCAGTCCCCGGCCCGGCTGCCCATGCCGGGACCGCCGTGAAGGGTGACGATGGCAGTACCTTGGCCGCCATCTTCATAAACAAGCTTCACGCCGTTGACCTCGATGCTGCGACTCATCGGTACCAGGCCTCTTTCAGCACGCGCATGATGTTTCCGCCCGTCGCCTTGGCAATGTCCTCGTCGCTGTAGCCGTGCTTCACCAGCCAGCGCACGATGTTTGGGAACGCCTCGGCCGGATTCTCGATGCCGTCCACGAACGGCACCTTGTCGTAGCTCAGATGTCCGCGCGACGCGCCAATGGACAGCGCCTCGGTCAGGGCGGTGTGCAGGCCCACATGGTCACCAAACAGCACGTCCGGCCCAAAGGCCACGTGGTCGATGCCCACGAGGTT of Deinococcus aerophilus contains these proteins:
- a CDS encoding alpha/beta fold hydrolase; the encoded protein is MSRSIEVNGVKLVYEDGGQGTAIVTLHGGPGMGSRAGDWTAFQPLTDQYRLISYDQRGNGDSDAGEPYSHAQFVDDLEALRQKLDLGKIVVLGGSYGGFLALEYALAHPQSLHAVILRDTAASNRFQDTSMERAMSSGFPMDQARLERLFGGHVGSNDEFRESFGMIQPLYTVERDPVAEAKRLAQIPFRYETHNWAFSRNQPEYDLVDRLKEIQVPVLVTVGREDWITPLEASEELAAGLPNNEFVIFEHSGHSPHIEEQERYLKVVRSFLEQHVS